From a single Marinobacter sp. SS13-12 genomic region:
- the rpsP gene encoding 30S ribosomal protein S16, which yields MVIIRLARGGSKKRPFYHLTVTDSRKSRDGRFIERVGFFNPVARGQEERLRIDRDRIDHWLGQGAQTSERVAQLLKGAAAE from the coding sequence ATGGTAATAATCCGTTTGGCTCGTGGCGGCTCCAAGAAGCGCCCGTTCTACCATCTGACAGTGACAGACAGCCGCAAATCCCGCGACGGTCGTTTTATCGAGCGCGTTGGCTTCTTTAACCCGGTCGCTCGCGGTCAGGAAGAGCGTCTGCGTATTGATCGCGATCGCATTGATCATTGGCTGGGCCAGGGCGCTCAGACCAGCGAGCGCGTTGCCCAGTTGCTGAAAGGCGCTGCGGCAGAGTAA
- the rimM gene encoding ribosome maturation factor RimM (Essential for efficient processing of 16S rRNA), which produces MAQHSQETVIGQITSVFGVKGWLKVHSYTDPREGILNYRDWTLVHNGKRIPAKLEEGRRQGQGIVVRLKGIDDREMARSYCGADVIVPTEELPELPEGEYYWYQLEGLDVFTTEDECLGRVHHLIETGSNDVLVVRATDASIDQRERLIPYRPDHVVRNVDLAASRMVVDWDPEF; this is translated from the coding sequence ATGGCTCAGCATTCGCAGGAAACTGTGATTGGTCAGATTACCTCGGTGTTTGGGGTTAAAGGGTGGCTTAAAGTCCACTCTTACACGGACCCCAGAGAAGGGATACTGAACTACCGTGACTGGACTTTGGTCCACAATGGCAAGCGTATCCCTGCAAAGCTTGAGGAAGGTCGCCGGCAGGGCCAGGGGATCGTTGTCAGGCTGAAAGGCATTGATGATCGTGAAATGGCTCGCAGTTACTGCGGCGCCGACGTTATTGTGCCCACCGAAGAGTTGCCAGAGCTACCCGAAGGGGAATACTACTGGTATCAGCTGGAAGGGCTTGACGTGTTCACGACTGAGGATGAGTGCCTCGGCAGGGTGCATCATCTGATAGAAACAGGCTCCAACGATGTCCTGGTGGTGAGGGCTACTGATGCCTCCATCGACCAGCGTGAGCGGCTGATTCCCTACCGTCCGGACCACGTTGTCCGGAATGTGGATCTGGCCGCTTCGCGTATGGTAGTCGACTGGGATCCGGAGTTCTGA